In Kitasatospora gansuensis, a genomic segment contains:
- a CDS encoding FAD binding domain-containing protein, protein MEFLRPGTWDEALAAKAEYPTALPISGGTDVMVEMNFDVHRPSAILDLNRITELTEWSNDGDVVRLGASVPYTRIIDELSGPLPGLALAAHTVGSPQIRNRGGVGGNLGGASPAGDAHPALLAAGRDVFVEAASVRGTRMIPIDEFYVGVKRNSLEQDELIRAVHIPVADGPQQFSKIGTRNAMVIAVCAFGFALHPKNGTVGTGIGSAAPTPRRAVEAEEYLQGVLAERGLWESGDLLGAEVIQRFGELVKAAASPIDDVRGTADYRRHSLAVMARRTLTWTWNDYSKQIRSAA, encoded by the coding sequence ATGGAGTTCCTTCGGCCCGGTACCTGGGACGAGGCGCTCGCGGCGAAGGCTGAGTACCCGACCGCGCTGCCGATTTCCGGCGGCACGGACGTCATGGTCGAGATGAACTTCGACGTGCACCGGCCATCCGCGATTCTCGACCTGAACCGCATCACCGAGCTGACCGAGTGGTCGAACGACGGCGACGTCGTCAGGCTCGGCGCCTCGGTCCCCTACACCCGGATCATCGACGAGCTGTCCGGGCCCCTCCCCGGTCTCGCGCTCGCCGCGCACACCGTGGGTTCGCCGCAGATCCGCAACCGCGGTGGCGTCGGCGGCAACCTCGGCGGCGCCTCGCCCGCCGGTGACGCGCACCCCGCGCTGCTCGCCGCCGGACGTGACGTCTTCGTCGAGGCGGCCTCGGTGCGCGGCACCCGGATGATCCCGATCGACGAGTTCTACGTCGGCGTGAAGCGCAACAGCCTGGAGCAGGACGAGCTGATCCGCGCCGTCCACATCCCGGTGGCGGACGGCCCGCAGCAGTTCTCGAAGATCGGCACCCGGAACGCGATGGTCATCGCGGTCTGTGCCTTCGGCTTCGCGCTGCACCCGAAGAACGGCACGGTCGGTACCGGGATCGGTTCGGCTGCCCCCACGCCGCGCCGCGCCGTGGAGGCCGAGGAGTACCTGCAGGGCGTGCTCGCCGAGCGCGGTCTGTGGGAGTCGGGCGACCTGCTGGGCGCCGAGGTGATCCAGCGGTTCGGTGAGCTGGTGAAGGCCGCCGCCTCGCCGATCGACGACGTCCGGGGCACCGCCGACTACCGGCGGCACTCGCTGGCCGTGATGGCCCGCCGCACGCTGACCTGGACCTGGAACGACTACAGCAAGCAGATCAG
- a CDS encoding PucR family transcriptional regulator has protein sequence MRVRDLLAPGAPRLRLLAAEDELDRQVSGVMTTDLHDPGRYLHGGELVLTGMLWRTGPEDSERFVRTIVVGGAVALAAGEAEVGPVPEDLVDACRRHRMPLLAVPDDIAFGTVTEFIGRQVSADRAADLAALVDRHRLLVSAAGGGGLDAVLELLGGDIDLDCWVLAPTGRVIAGPAERLSAEDRDQLVRAHLAAQRQRRRPPHRARLASGSYSLIPAPASTEADASLADWVLAVAGDVTEWTGKRQQLADNLARLAAAERTRRDEGRRLRRRLADEVLTLLQRDADPAEISRTLYASSAMAARYEGAAVGPSVAEGSWLVLSAEGTGLPDGAVRSILEEALTDASDRALVAGAGTGAVVVLPAPDTAVPADALRELLAPLEAGLGSEGRITLGVSAPAAEAGGLRGALEEARHARRIAAARVGRICVAGPEELASHVLLLAAVPDEVRRAFRSRLLDKVIAYDIEHQADLVRTLEAFLRSDGSWTRCAAQLHVHVNTLRYRIGRIEELTGRDLSRLEDRVDFYLALELA, from the coding sequence ATGCGCGTCCGAGACCTGCTCGCCCCCGGGGCCCCACGGCTGCGGCTGCTCGCCGCCGAGGACGAGCTCGACCGGCAGGTCAGCGGCGTGATGACGACCGACCTGCACGACCCCGGCCGGTACCTGCACGGCGGTGAGCTGGTGCTCACCGGCATGCTCTGGCGGACCGGGCCGGAGGACTCCGAGCGCTTCGTGCGCACCATCGTGGTCGGCGGCGCGGTCGCCCTGGCGGCCGGCGAGGCCGAGGTCGGCCCGGTGCCCGAGGACCTGGTGGACGCCTGCCGCCGGCACCGGATGCCGCTGCTCGCCGTCCCCGACGACATCGCCTTCGGCACCGTCACCGAGTTCATCGGCAGACAGGTCTCGGCCGACCGGGCCGCCGACCTGGCCGCGCTGGTCGACCGGCACCGGCTGCTGGTCTCCGCCGCCGGCGGTGGCGGACTGGACGCCGTGCTGGAGCTGCTCGGCGGCGACATCGACCTGGACTGCTGGGTGCTCGCGCCCACCGGCCGGGTGATCGCCGGGCCCGCCGAGCGGCTCTCCGCCGAGGACCGCGACCAGCTGGTCCGGGCCCACCTGGCCGCCCAGCGCCAGCGCCGCCGACCCCCGCACCGGGCCCGGCTGGCCAGCGGCTCGTACTCGCTGATCCCCGCCCCGGCCTCCACCGAGGCGGACGCCTCGCTGGCCGACTGGGTGCTCGCGGTCGCCGGGGACGTCACCGAGTGGACCGGCAAGCGCCAGCAGCTCGCCGACAACCTGGCCCGGCTGGCCGCCGCCGAACGCACCCGCAGGGACGAGGGCCGCCGACTGCGCCGCCGGCTCGCCGACGAGGTGCTGACGCTCCTTCAGCGGGACGCCGACCCGGCCGAGATCAGCCGCACGCTGTACGCCTCCTCGGCGATGGCGGCCCGGTACGAGGGTGCGGCCGTGGGGCCCTCGGTGGCGGAGGGGTCCTGGTTGGTGCTGAGTGCGGAAGGGACGGGACTGCCGGATGGTGCGGTCCGTTCAATCCTGGAGGAAGCTCTCACCGACGCCTCCGACCGCGCCCTGGTCGCGGGCGCGGGCACCGGCGCCGTCGTGGTGCTGCCCGCTCCCGACACCGCCGTGCCCGCCGACGCGCTGCGCGAGCTGCTCGCCCCGCTGGAGGCCGGCCTCGGCTCGGAGGGCCGGATCACCCTCGGCGTCTCCGCCCCCGCCGCCGAGGCGGGCGGCCTGCGCGGCGCCCTGGAGGAGGCCCGGCACGCCCGCCGGATCGCCGCCGCCCGGGTCGGCCGGATCTGCGTGGCAGGCCCGGAGGAGCTCGCCTCGCACGTGCTGCTGCTGGCGGCGGTGCCGGACGAGGTCCGCCGCGCCTTCCGCAGCCGCCTGCTGGACAAGGTGATCGCCTACGACATCGAGCACCAGGCCGACCTGGTCCGCACCCTGGAGGCCTTCCTCCGCTCCGACGGCTCCTGGACCCGCTGCGCCGCCCAGCTGCACGTGCACGTCAACACCCTGCGCTACCGGATCGGCCGCATCGAGGAGTTGACGGGCCGTGACCTCTCCCGCCTGGAGGACCGGGTGGACTTCTACCTGGCACTCGAACTCGCCTGA
- a CDS encoding alpha/beta hydrolase: MPASIAAALLLWGRVRGPQPVQVLARLVMILACQVTAVVMVFVMVNNANLIYGSWSDLLGTGNHVRAVPQVSSDDPAGDGKSGKSPEPKVIQSFKNVDDPKVPGDVKRTDLKGRLSGVDGEVLVWTPPQYDKPEFKDKKFPVVELLPGYPGSSSTWYGTLKVSEQLKPLMESGQVAPFILVSPRTLLLGKGQDTGCADVPGKVNADTWLSRDVPQMVLDNFRADPSPDRWAVAGYSAGAHCATKLGAEHPNRYRASISLSGYNDPSLEPDSLTAKDPALREKSNPLNILKTAPQPPKVAFYLSGDKGDGYEAALALKAAAKAPTTVTAVESSGAHSSDVWKPMVPDVFKWLTTIIPANH, translated from the coding sequence GTGCCGGCCTCCATCGCGGCCGCACTGCTGCTCTGGGGGCGGGTGCGCGGACCGCAACCGGTCCAGGTGCTGGCGAGACTGGTGATGATCCTGGCCTGTCAGGTGACGGCCGTGGTGATGGTCTTCGTGATGGTGAACAACGCCAACCTGATCTACGGCAGCTGGTCCGACCTGCTCGGCACCGGCAACCACGTCCGGGCCGTCCCGCAGGTCTCCTCCGACGATCCGGCGGGCGACGGCAAGTCCGGCAAGTCCCCCGAGCCGAAGGTGATCCAGTCCTTCAAGAACGTGGACGACCCGAAGGTGCCCGGTGACGTCAAGCGCACCGACCTCAAGGGCCGGCTCTCCGGGGTGGACGGCGAGGTCCTGGTCTGGACCCCGCCGCAGTACGACAAACCCGAGTTCAAGGACAAGAAGTTCCCGGTGGTCGAGCTGCTCCCCGGCTACCCCGGCTCCTCCTCCACCTGGTACGGCACCCTGAAGGTGTCCGAGCAGCTCAAGCCGTTGATGGAGAGCGGCCAGGTGGCCCCGTTCATCCTGGTCTCGCCGCGCACCCTGCTGCTCGGCAAGGGCCAGGACACCGGCTGCGCCGACGTCCCCGGCAAGGTCAACGCCGACACCTGGCTCTCCCGGGACGTCCCGCAGATGGTGCTGGACAACTTCCGCGCCGACCCCTCCCCCGACCGCTGGGCGGTCGCCGGGTACTCGGCCGGCGCCCACTGCGCCACCAAGCTCGGCGCCGAGCACCCCAACCGCTACCGCGCCAGCATCAGCCTCTCCGGCTACAACGACCCGTCCCTGGAGCCCGACTCGCTCACCGCGAAGGACCCGGCCCTGCGGGAGAAGTCCAACCCGCTCAACATCCTGAAGACCGCCCCGCAGCCCCCCAAGGTCGCCTTCTACCTCAGCGGCGACAAGGGCGACGGCTACGAGGCCGCGCTCGCCCTCAAGGCGGCCGCCAAGGCCCCGACCACCGTCACCGCGGTGGAGAGCAGCGGCGCCCACTCCAGCGACGTCTGGAAGCCGATGGTCCCCGACGTCTTCAAGTGGCTCACCACGATCATCCCGGCCAACCACTGA